TCGCCAATTTATTTTCCTTAGCCCTTGAACAACCGCAATTGTTAAAAACCGCATAAAAAATCGCCGCACTTTTCGTTAATCCTATATTGGGATATAATGAGCGCAATTTTTCTGCGATAAATTGATGAAGGAATTCTCTATGCAAAATCCAAAAGATGATGTACTTTACGCGCCGATTGAATGGCAAGATTATAGCGAGGGCTACAGCGATATTTTGTACCATAAATCTGCCGACGGTATTGCGAAAATTACGATTAACCGTCCGCAAGTACGCAATGCGTTTCGTCCGAAAACCGTACAAGAGATGATTCGTGCTTTTTCGGATGCGCGTTTTGATGAAAAAATCGGCGTGATCGTGTTAACCGGTCAAGGGGAAAAGGCGTTTTGTTCCGGCGGTGACCAAAAAGTGCGTGGCGATTACGGTGGTTATAAAGATGAAAGTGGCGTACATCATTTAAATGTTTTGGATTTCCAACGGGATATTCGTAGCTGCCCGAAACCGGTCGTGGCGATGGTGGCGGGATATGCTATCGGCGGCGGTCATGTATTGCATATGCTGTGTGATTTGACCATTGCGGCGGAAAATGCGATTTTTGGGCAAACCGGTCCGAAAGTGGGATCGTTTGATGGCGGCTGGGGCGCAAGCTATATGGCACGTATTGTTGGGCAAAAAAAAGCGC
This sequence is a window from [Pasteurella] mairii. Protein-coding genes within it:
- the menB gene encoding naphthoate synthase, with amino-acid sequence MQNPKDDVLYAPIEWQDYSEGYSDILYHKSADGIAKITINRPQVRNAFRPKTVQEMIRAFSDARFDEKIGVIVLTGQGEKAFCSGGDQKVRGDYGGYKDESGVHHLNVLDFQRDIRSCPKPVVAMVAGYAIGGGHVLHMLCDLTIAAENAIFGQTGPKVGSFDGGWGASYMARIVGQKKAREIWFLCRQYDAKEALEMGLVNTVVPYADLEKETVRWCREMLRNSPIALRCLKAALNADCDGQAGLQELAGNATMLFYMTEEGQEGRNAFNEKRAPDFSKFKRNP